DNA from Trueperaceae bacterium:
CGCGCTGGCGGGACTGGGTCGCAAGACCGGTTGGGTATCCCGGCTGCCCAAGAATCCGTTGGGTGAACTGGTCCTCGCCAGAGCACGCAGTTGGGGAATCGACACCGAGCAGGTGGTCATGGCGCCCAACGGCAGGCTGGGGACCTATTTCGTTGAGTTGGCTGCTCCTCCTATGCCCGCCCGGGTGACTTATGACCGGGCAGGCAGTGCTTTCAGCGAACTGACCCCCGATGAGGTCGACTGGGAGTACCTGCTCGACACACGCCTCCTGCACCTCACCGGCATCACCCCGGCCCTGGGCGGCGCGCTGCCATCGTTGATAACAGACGCGGTTGCGCGCGCGAAGGAACGGGGCATACTGGTAAGCCTCGACGTGAACTACCGCGCCCAGCTGTGGGCAGAGGAGGAGGCGGCGAGATACCTGAGGCCTCTGCTCGAGGAGATCGACCTGCTCTTCTGCAGCAGTAACGACGCTATACGCGTTTTCGGGCTGGAAGCCGGTGATTCCGCTCAACTCCTCACCGGGCTCAGGGCGATGACCAGCGCAAGGCACGTCGTAGTAACGCAAGACAGCGAGGGCGCGATCGCCTGGAGCGACGGGCGTCTGTTGCATCAACCTGCCCTTCCAGTCACGATCGTTGATCGGATCGGGGCAGGCGATGCCCTTTCTGCAGGCGTGATCGACGGGGTGCTGGCTGGGGACGCCCAGGGAGGTCTTGCGAACGGGGTGGCGTTGGCGGCGGTAGCACTTTCTCAGCATGGGGACGTGGTCTCGGTAGGGCGGGATGAGTTGGCAATAGTCACCGCCTTCGCCAACATCCGAGGAACCAGCGTGCTCCGATAACGGCCAGCCTCTCTGCCACCGGTGGTACTGGCCGTCCCGACCTGCTCAGATGCGATCACGCTTTGATGCGGTCACTCTTCGTCCCGAGAGCCCGACCCGCTTCTGTGAGACCCTGCGGTATCTAGCGGAACCGCGACTCCGCCAGCCACATGTCCGGATCGCTGCCCACCTGCTGCTTGAGCTCATCGGTGATCGCGGTCATCTGTTCGAACAACTCGGCGGGAGCGTCGACGTCGGCTGCCGGTGCGTTCTGCCTAACCTGTTCTGGCGTTCGCGCGCCCACGAGGACGGAGGTGACCGCAGGCTGCCGCAGCAGCCAGGCGACGGCCAGCTGAGCAAGGGGGTAGCCAGCCTCTTCTGCCAACTCCTTCAAGCGGGAGATCGTTTCGAACGTCTCGCTTTCGAGTCCCGGCTGGCCATGCTTGCTGAGGGGGCGGTCCTTCGAGTAGAGCTTGGTCCTGGCGCGTCCTTCGGGGACGTCGTCGGCGGTCGGGAACTTGCCGGTGAGCAACCCCTGCATCAGAGAGCTGTAGGTGAGCACTCCTACGTTCTCCTCAGCGCACATCGGGATCAGCTCGAACTCGACGGCGCGCCACAGCAGGTTGTAGGGAAGCTGATTCGTCTCGGGGTGAACGTGCTCCAGGAAGTCGGTCAGGTCTCGAACGCCGAAGTTGCTCACCCCGACCGCACGCACCTTGCCCTCCCTCTTGAGCTCCTCGAGCGCCCCGATCGTCTCCTCCATCGGCACCTGCCAGTTCGGCCAGTGCACCTGATAGAGGTCGATGTAATCGGTCCGGAGTCGCCGGAGACTCCGCTCGCACGCTTCACGGACCTGCTTCGACCCGAGGTGGTCGGGGCTGACCTTGGTAGCTATCACGGTCTCATCGCGGCGGCCGGCGAGGACACGACCCAGCAACTCCTCCGAGAACCCGTCACCGTACGCCTCGGCTGTATCGAAGAAGTTGATGCCGGCGTCGAGGGCAGCCTCAATGGTCGCGATCGAGTCATCCTCGCGCTGATCCCCCCATGTCATTCCGCCCTCGAACACGTAACATCCCAGGCAGATCGTCGAAACGTCGATATCGGTCGTGCCGAGTTTCCTGTACTGCAAAGCCGTCTCCTCCTGGTCATGGAGCGGAACGCTCTGTACGGCAGAGTAACCAACAGGCACCGGAACTGTGTACGAGAACAGGCGGACCCCGCTTGACGGTCCGGCTGCATGCCCCATATGGTTGCCTTAGACCGGTCCAAATATCACGATTCGCCTGTCGCAACCTCGCGGTCGAGGCCCGAACCCGCGTCTTTACTTAGACCGGTCCAAGACTTGGAGACCGAATGCGGGAAACTGTGCCGCCAGGTGCGTTCGAGAGGAGCTACATGCGCTCACGGATAATGCAAGGCATCGGAAGAAAACTTCTCGCTCTCGCCCTGGTACTGCTGGCCGGCGCTTCACTCGTCGAAGCCCAGACGGTCGACGAGATCCTCGACGCCGGCCGCGTGAGAATCGGCGTGGTGACCGGGGTGCCGCCTTTCGGCAGCATCAACGCTGCGGGTGAGGTCATCGGCTACGACGTCGATGTCGCCAATCTGATCGGCGAGTACCTGGGGGTGCCCGTCGAGATCGTCGGCCTCACCCCGCCCGCCCGCATCCCGGCGTTGCAGGCCGGGAGAGTCGACATACTGGTAGCTACCCTGGGCCCCACGCCCCAGCGCGCCCAGTCGGTGATGTTCACCATGCCGTACAGCGCCTTCCTCATGACCATCGTCGCTCCGGTCGATGCCGACTACGAGGGCCTCGAGGACCTTGCGGGCGTTAGCGTCGGAGTCCCGCGAGGGAGCCCTCAGGACGTGCAGCTCAGCCGTCTGGCAGTCGAGGGCACCGACATTCAGCGCTTCCAGGACGACGCTACCGCCGCCCAGGCCATGTTCAGCGGCCAGGTCGACGCTATTGCCATCCCCAACATCACGGCCAACTCGATCCTCGAACAGCGAGGCGAGGAAGGTTATGAGATCAAGTTCGCCTTCGCTCAGCAGCCGAACTCGATGACGGTCCGCAAGGACGCCTTCGAGTTGCACCAGTGGCTGAACAACTTCATCTATTGGGTCAAGCTGAACGGCCAGCTCGACGAGATCAGCCAGAAGTGGATCGGCGAGCCGCTGCCCGAACTGCCCGTTTTCTAGTCACCACCGGCTGCGGACGATCCCATGTCCGCAGCCCCACTATCTGATGACTACTTCTTCCTCCAGAGCTGACCTCCCACCCGAGTAGAGGGCGACCGTGTACAACTTCAGCTTCCGGCCCGTCATCGCCAACTTCGATCTGCTGCTCTCCGGCGCGCTCCTCACCCTGGGCGTGACGGTCGCCGCGATCGTCCTCGGGTTCGTGCTGGGAGTGCTGTGCGCGGTCGCCCGCGCGATCGGCCCCAGACCGCTGGCGGCGATCGTCGCTGGATATGTCGAGGCGATCCGCAACACCCCCTTCCTCGTTCAGCTCTTCATCGTCTATTTCGGACTCCCGGCCATCGGCATCCAGCTCACGGCGCTGCAGGCGGGGATTATCGCCATGGTGATCAACCTCGGCGCCTACTCTGCCGAGATCATCCGCGCCGGCATCGAGTCGATCCACCGGCTCCAACTCGAGGCGGCATCTGCCCTGGGCATGACCAGGTGGCAGATGATGCGTCACGTCGTGTTGCCGCCAGCCATCGAGAACGTCTATCCGGCGCTCACCAGCCAGTTCATCCTGATGATGCTGGCTTCCAGCCTGCTTTCTGCGATCGCACTCAATGAGCTGGCCGGCCGAGCGGTGACCCTCGAGTCGCTCACCTTCCGCAGCTTCGAGATCTACTCGGTGGTCGCGCTCCTCTACATAGCGCTTACCCTCCTCTTCAAGGGACTCTTCCGCGCTATCGGCTACATGTCGTTCCGGCGCTGGCGGCGCCTGGGGCAGTCGGGGGCAGCAAGATGATCACCGACTTCGGACTGCCCGCCTTCTGGCTCCTCGTCAAGGCCACCCGCTGGACCATCTACCTGTCGCTCATCGCATTCGTGGCCGGCGGGATGGCCGGATTCATCGTGGCGCTCCTGCGTACCAGCCGCTCGGCCATCGTCAGGAACATCGTCGCCGTCTACATCCAGATCATCCAGGGCACCCCGGTGCTGATCCTGCTGTTCATGGCCTTCTACGGGCTGGCGCTGTTCGGCATCAGGCTCGGGCCGCTGGTTGCCGCCACCATCGCCCTGATGGTCTACAGCTCCGCCTACCTGGGTGAGATCTGGCGCGGTTGCATCGAGGCGATACCGAGGGCACAGTGGGAGGCGTCGGAGTCGCTCGCGTTCACCCGCTGGCAGGTGCTCCGCCACGTGATACTTCCGCAGGCGTTCCGGATATCGCTGCCCCCCACCGTCGGTTTCCTGGTCCAGCTCATCAAGCAGACCTCGGTTGCTTCGCTGATAAGCCTGATCGAGCTGACCCGCTCGGCGCAGCTGATAAGCAACGCAACTTTCGAGCCGCTCAAGACCTACCTGGCGGCGGCGGCGATCTATTTCGTCATCTGCTTCGTGCTGTCCCGTTACAGCCAGACCTTGGAGAGAAGGTTGAATGTCAGTCGCTAAGGCACAGAACGTCGTGAAACGCTTCGGGAAGCTGACCGTCCTCTCCGACGTCTCGTTCGAAGTCGACCGCGGCCAGGTCGTAGCCATCATCGGACGCAGCGGTTCGGGCAAGAGCACGATGCTGCGCTGCCTCAACGGCCTCGAATCGATCGACGGCGGGAAGCTCGAAGTCCTCGAACAGGATCTTCCCTGTCCGCCGCGCCAGCTTCGGGCGCTCAGGGAGAAGGTGGGCATGGTCTTCCAGAGCTACAACCTCTTCCCTCACAAGACGGTAATGGAGAACGTGACGCTGGCGCAGCGCATCGTCAAGAAGACGCCCAAGCGCGAAGCCCAGGAGGTCGCCCTCGAGGTCCTGGAGCAGGTTGGCCTGGCCGAGAAGCGCGACGCCCTGCCCGACCAGCTCTCAGGCGGGCAGCAGCAGCGGGTGGCGATAGCCCGCTCCCTTGCCATCAAGCCGCAGTTGATGCTGTTCGACGAAGTCACCTCTGCCCTCGACCCGCAACTCACCGGCGAAGTGCTCAAGGTTATCGAGTCGCTGGCGCGGAGGGGCATGACCATGATCCTCGTAACGCACGAGATGGGCTTCGCCAAGGGAGTGGCCGACGAGATCCTGTTCATGCACCAGGGCAAGATCTGGGAGCAGGGACCGCCAAGCGAGCTGCTGGGGTCACCACGGACCGAGGAGCTCAAGGTTTTCCTGGGCGCCGGCGAACTGAAGTAGGCCGGCTCCGGTGAGCGACAGGACCAGACGCAAGGTAGTCACGCTCGATGACCTGGCACGGCACGCCGGGGTCTCGCGCTCGACAGTGTCGCTGGTGCTGCGCGGCAGTCTGCTCCCCGCCGCCACCACCCGCGAGCGTGTCCTCGAGGCGGTGAAGGCGCTCGGTTACGTGTACAACCGGGGCGCCGCGTCCCTGCGCTCCAGGCAGACGATGGTCGTAGGCATGGTCGTGGGGGACATCGCCAACCCGTTCTTCGCCGACATGGTCGCCGGCGCCCAGAGCACCCTCGACGAGGCTGACCGGGTGCTGCTGCTCGTCGACACCAGCGAATCGCACGACTCGCAAGAACGTTACATCGCGAGACTGCGCGAGCACGGGGTAGACGGACTGCTGGTGTGCGCCGCGCCGGGAACTGAAGCCGCGCACCTGGAGCGGATCCGCAGCTCGGGAACGCCCATCGTCGAGGTGCTGAGGCGAGTGGAGGATAGCCGCGGAGACTTCGTGGGAATCGACTTCGAGGCTGCCAGCATCAGGGCGACCGAGCACCTGATCGAGCTGGGCCACCGCCGGATAGCGTTCATAGGCGGCGACCTGCCCCACTCTGCCGTTCGTGAGCGCCACGCTGGGTTCGCATCGGCGTTGTCGCGACACGGGCTCGAGCCCGGGCCCATCGTCGCCTGCCCGGTGACAAGGCAGGCGGGCTACGAGGCGGCTTCCCGGTTGTTGCAAGGGCCGGAACCACCAACCGCCGCGGTCGCCTACAGCGACCGAGTCGCCTTCGGAGTGATGGCCGCGGCCCACGACCGAGGCCTTCGGGTTGGACGGGACTTCGCGCTGGTGGGATTCGATGATCTCGAACAGGCGGACGTCTCTCGGCCCACCCTTACCTCGATCGCCACCCGACCGCAGGCGGTGGGCAGAGAAGCCGCCCGGGTGCTGGTCGACAGGATGCAGAATCCGGACCGGCCGTCGGTAGAACGGTTGATCCAGACCGAGTTGATGGTCCGTCAGAGCAGCGCACCCCCCGAAGCCGATAGTTAGGAAGTGAAGATGAAACCCGAAATCCTGGTGATCAAGCAGATGGCGCCGGCGGAAACCATGGCCGCTCTGGAAGAATCGTTCGAGTGTCACCACCTGTGGCGGGTGCCTGCGGCGGAGCGGGAGAAGTTCGTCTCCGAAGTTGCGCAGGGAGTACGCGGCGTTGCTACCACGGGAGGAGACGGGATCTCCCGCAATCTGATGGAACGCCTTCCCAACCTGGAGATAGTCGCCGTATACGGCGTGGGAGTCGACGCCGTCGACCTCGACGCAGCCCGCGAGCTGGGAGTAGAGGTCAGCAATACGCCCGACGTACTCACGGAGGACGTCGCCGACCTAGCCGTAACTCTGCTGCTCGCGGCGTCACGGTCGCTATGTCGGCTGGACGGCCACGTCCGCTCGGGCGACTGGGAAGAGGGCGTGCCGCTGGCGATGCCGCGGAGCGTGCGCGGCAAGACCGCCGGGATCTTGGGGCTCGGCCGCATCGGGCGAGCGGTGGCGTCGCGTCTATCGGCGTTCGGGATGAACGTCCGCTACTACCAGCCGCGGCCGAAGGAGGATGCGCCGGTACCGCGGGTGGAAAGTCTGCTGGAGCTGGCTCGGATGAGCGACTATCTCGTGGTGTGCGCGCCGGCGCGTCCGGAGACGCTGCGCGTCGTCGATGCCTCCGTGTTGGAGGCGCTCGGTTCCTCCGGCGTACTGGTCAACATCGCGCGGGGATCACTCGTGGACGAGTCGGCGTTGATCGACGCTTTGCGAGACGGCCGGCTGGGCGGGGCGGCGCTGGATGTTTTCGCGGACGAGCCTCACGTCCCCGAGGAGTTGCGGAAGCTGGAGAACGTGATACTCACCCCACACATCGGGAGCTTCACCTTCGAGACTCGGCAGGCGATGGGAAGGCTGGTGGTCGAGAACCTGAAGGCGCACTTCGAGGGGAGGGGGTTGGTGACGCCGGTCGATTGAAGTATCGAGGGTATCGAGCGGAGGTTTCGGCGTCTGAACGTGCCAGTGGTCCTGCCGCCGAACGTAGGTAGCCTTGGCGACCGGTATCTCGAACTTCTCTCCAGCTGGCCGCCGCCACGCTTGGCGCACTTCGAAGATCTCCACGCTCTGCCCCCCGATACGGTACGCAGGTCCAACTCATCTCTGATTTCCGGCGGGGGACGCATTCGTACGAGAAAGGTCGCCAAGGACCGAGCGACGCGCTCGATTCGGAGTCGGTCAGCGCCATGAGGACCAAGTGCGAAAGCTCCGACGTGTGGCTGGTCCGCGGCGTGCTCGACCATATTCATTCCCATGGAGGCTGATCCTCTACTTCGATATTTCATGAAATATCGAAGCGCAAGCGCGATATTTCAGCCGACCCTCGCCCCGCTAGGCGTCCATGCTCGCCACTCGCGTCCACGGTTCGAAGCGCACACACTCGTCGAGCAGCGGCAATTTCGTATCGTCAGTAACTTACGAACTCGAGGTCGGTCTCGGCAAAGTCACTCCCTACGAAAAGCAGCGGCAGTCGTGACAGCTTCGCTACCGAGTAGGCGAGACAGTCGCCGAAGTTCAGGCCTGCCTTGTGCCTGCCCTTCCCGTACCTCTCGTACGCGCGCACTGCCTGGCTCCAGTGGTCCCCTCCGAACGTCACCGTTTCTACGGCGAACTCCTGCACGAACCGGTGAAGCTTGGCCGACTCGAACCCGTAGCGGTTCCCAAGGACGATCCCCGTCTCCGCAAGAGTCGGCGCGCCGCAGCCGATGGTCGCTGCCCCTTCGAGGGCATTCAGCAACCGATCCCACTCAGGTTCCCGGACGAGAATTGCGATTATCGCGCTGGAGTCGAGAATCATACGCCGTCAGGCCCGAAGCCCAGGATGGCTTCTTCCTCCTCCTTGCTCAGGTGGCGGCCCAGCTGCCCTTCTGGCACATACGGCCAGATTTCCGATTCGAGGAACTCGATCCACCTATCTCGCTTGCCCACTCTGATTCCAGCCGACAGGCTGGCCTTCCGTAGTTCGAGCGCCTTCCTTATCGCTTCGGTCTTGTTCTCACCAGTTGCTTCCGCCAGTTCGCTGGCGAGCCGCTCCACCTCAGGGTTCTTTATGTTAAGCGCCACGATTCCTCCTGGTGTAAGTATACCAGAAGGGTAGATGGGTAGAGGGGCCGATCCAGCTAATCGGCTCGCCGGGTGCGAACGAGCAGGACAGCCAGATGGGCGCTCGTCGAACTCCCTCGAGTCCTATGCGCGTCACTTCAACGCCGTGGAGCTAGAGAGCCCGTTCTACAACATCCCGAGTCGCGGACGCTCTCGGGCATCCGCTCGACCACCTCGGTCAGGGGTGGGACGGCCGTAGTACCCCTTGACGGCGTCCACTCCTTGCCCTTCCGACTCCTCTCACGGACGTTGACGAGCCCCGCCGGCGTTGGCTATCATTCGGCTTCGAACTGGCCCATACCAATTTCCCATACGGGGAAGGATCTCGAGTTTGTCCCAACCTGAATCAGACGGAAGCAACGAGGCGACCAGCAAGGAGCACGCGTCGCCGTTCCGCCAGGTGGCCCAGCGTATCGCCGAGCAGATCTCGGCCGGCGAGCTGTCACCGGGAACCCGCATCCCCGCCGAGCGCAAGCTCGCCGAGGAGTACGCCATCTCCCGTATGACGGCCAGGGCGGCCGTCGAGCATCTTGCTCAGCAAGGTCTAGTCGAGCGGAAGGACCGGTCCGGCACCTATGTCGCCCAGCCGAAGGTGAGACTCGACCTCTCCGTAGCGGCTGGCCTGAGCGATCAGTTTCGGGGAGTAGGGATAGTGCCGGGTGCGAAGTTGATCGTGGCACGAACCTTGCCGGGAGGTTCGGTAGCCAAGGAGGTCTCGAACGCGCTGGACCTCCGGGAGGACGACCTGATACACGAACTCAGGCGCCAGCGCACCGGGAACGGTGAGTCGCTGGTGCTCGAGGAGTCGTACTTCCCGGCATCCCGCTTCCCCGGACTGCTGGACCACGACCTTACCGGATACTCGATCTACCACCTTCTGCAAGAGGAGTACGGCCAGAGTCTGCACCGGTTCAGGCAGGAGCTCGAACTGGTGCAACTCGACGCCGAACGAGCCCAGGTGCTCGAGACACGGCCAGACGTGATGTCGTTCAGAGTCACCAGAACTGTCTGGAACTCGGAGGGTGCGGCGGTCGAGTTCGCTCGGGACTTCTACCGGGCCGACAGGGTGGTGTTCACGACCGCAGCTACCAAGTAACCGCGACGGCGCCGGCGATCGACCATTGTCCGGGCCGGGCCCATGAGGCCGGGAGGTCGAATATGGAGCAGTTCGACGTGGTGATCGTTGGTTCAGGACTCGTCGGCGCCGCCGTCGCCTGGGAACTCTCGCGGGCCGGAGTGCGTACAGCAGTGCTCGAAGCTAGCAACGAGATCGCCGCCGGTGCCAGCCGCTCGAACTCCGGCCTGCTCTGCACCGGCTTCGACTCCGAGCCTGGCACACTGGAGACCGAGATGATCCTCGAGCAGGGGCGGCGCTGGCGCCCGGTGTTCGACTCGCTGGGAATCCCCTACCGCATCCCCGGCGCCCTCGTACTGGCGCACGATGAAGCCCAGGAGGCGCGGCTTCCTGCGCTGGCGCG
Protein-coding regions in this window:
- a CDS encoding amino acid ABC transporter permease codes for the protein MYNFSFRPVIANFDLLLSGALLTLGVTVAAIVLGFVLGVLCAVARAIGPRPLAAIVAGYVEAIRNTPFLVQLFIVYFGLPAIGIQLTALQAGIIAMVINLGAYSAEIIRAGIESIHRLQLEAASALGMTRWQMMRHVVLPPAIENVYPALTSQFILMMLASSLLSAIALNELAGRAVTLESLTFRSFEIYSVVALLYIALTLLFKGLFRAIGYMSFRRWRRLGQSGAAR
- a CDS encoding aldo/keto reductase, which translates into the protein MPVGYSAVQSVPLHDQEETALQYRKLGTTDIDVSTICLGCYVFEGGMTWGDQREDDSIATIEAALDAGINFFDTAEAYGDGFSEELLGRVLAGRRDETVIATKVSPDHLGSKQVREACERSLRRLRTDYIDLYQVHWPNWQVPMEETIGALEELKREGKVRAVGVSNFGVRDLTDFLEHVHPETNQLPYNLLWRAVEFELIPMCAEENVGVLTYSSLMQGLLTGKFPTADDVPEGRARTKLYSKDRPLSKHGQPGLESETFETISRLKELAEEAGYPLAQLAVAWLLRQPAVTSVLVGARTPEQVRQNAPAADVDAPAELFEQMTAITDELKQQVGSDPDMWLAESRFR
- a CDS encoding GntR family transcriptional regulator, coding for MSQPESDGSNEATSKEHASPFRQVAQRIAEQISAGELSPGTRIPAERKLAEEYAISRMTARAAVEHLAQQGLVERKDRSGTYVAQPKVRLDLSVAAGLSDQFRGVGIVPGAKLIVARTLPGGSVAKEVSNALDLREDDLIHELRRQRTGNGESLVLEESYFPASRFPGLLDHDLTGYSIYHLLQEEYGQSLHRFRQELELVQLDAERAQVLETRPDVMSFRVTRTVWNSEGAAVEFARDFYRADRVVFTTAATK
- a CDS encoding LacI family DNA-binding transcriptional regulator — its product is MSDRTRRKVVTLDDLARHAGVSRSTVSLVLRGSLLPAATTRERVLEAVKALGYVYNRGAASLRSRQTMVVGMVVGDIANPFFADMVAGAQSTLDEADRVLLLVDTSESHDSQERYIARLREHGVDGLLVCAAPGTEAAHLERIRSSGTPIVEVLRRVEDSRGDFVGIDFEAASIRATEHLIELGHRRIAFIGGDLPHSAVRERHAGFASALSRHGLEPGPIVACPVTRQAGYEAASRLLQGPEPPTAAVAYSDRVAFGVMAAAHDRGLRVGRDFALVGFDDLEQADVSRPTLTSIATRPQAVGREAARVLVDRMQNPDRPSVERLIQTELMVRQSSAPPEADS
- a CDS encoding amino acid ABC transporter permease, with the protein product MITDFGLPAFWLLVKATRWTIYLSLIAFVAGGMAGFIVALLRTSRSAIVRNIVAVYIQIIQGTPVLILLFMAFYGLALFGIRLGPLVAATIALMVYSSAYLGEIWRGCIEAIPRAQWEASESLAFTRWQVLRHVILPQAFRISLPPTVGFLVQLIKQTSVASLISLIELTRSAQLISNATFEPLKTYLAAAAIYFVICFVLSRYSQTLERRLNVSR
- a CDS encoding amino acid ABC transporter ATP-binding protein — protein: MSVAKAQNVVKRFGKLTVLSDVSFEVDRGQVVAIIGRSGSGKSTMLRCLNGLESIDGGKLEVLEQDLPCPPRQLRALREKVGMVFQSYNLFPHKTVMENVTLAQRIVKKTPKREAQEVALEVLEQVGLAEKRDALPDQLSGGQQQRVAIARSLAIKPQLMLFDEVTSALDPQLTGEVLKVIESLARRGMTMILVTHEMGFAKGVADEILFMHQGKIWEQGPPSELLGSPRTEELKVFLGAGELK
- a CDS encoding type II toxin-antitoxin system VapB family antitoxin — protein: MALNIKNPEVERLASELAEATGENKTEAIRKALELRKASLSAGIRVGKRDRWIEFLESEIWPYVPEGQLGRHLSKEEEEAILGFGPDGV
- a CDS encoding type II toxin-antitoxin system VapC family toxin produces the protein MILDSSAIIAILVREPEWDRLLNALEGAATIGCGAPTLAETGIVLGNRYGFESAKLHRFVQEFAVETVTFGGDHWSQAVRAYERYGKGRHKAGLNFGDCLAYSVAKLSRLPLLFVGSDFAETDLEFVSY
- a CDS encoding transporter substrate-binding domain-containing protein, translated to MRETVPPGAFERSYMRSRIMQGIGRKLLALALVLLAGASLVEAQTVDEILDAGRVRIGVVTGVPPFGSINAAGEVIGYDVDVANLIGEYLGVPVEIVGLTPPARIPALQAGRVDILVATLGPTPQRAQSVMFTMPYSAFLMTIVAPVDADYEGLEDLAGVSVGVPRGSPQDVQLSRLAVEGTDIQRFQDDATAAQAMFSGQVDAIAIPNITANSILEQRGEEGYEIKFAFAQQPNSMTVRKDAFELHQWLNNFIYWVKLNGQLDEISQKWIGEPLPELPVF
- a CDS encoding 2-hydroxyacid dehydrogenase, with product MKPEILVIKQMAPAETMAALEESFECHHLWRVPAAEREKFVSEVAQGVRGVATTGGDGISRNLMERLPNLEIVAVYGVGVDAVDLDAARELGVEVSNTPDVLTEDVADLAVTLLLAASRSLCRLDGHVRSGDWEEGVPLAMPRSVRGKTAGILGLGRIGRAVASRLSAFGMNVRYYQPRPKEDAPVPRVESLLELARMSDYLVVCAPARPETLRVVDASVLEALGSSGVLVNIARGSLVDESALIDALRDGRLGGAALDVFADEPHVPEELRKLENVILTPHIGSFTFETRQAMGRLVVENLKAHFEGRGLVTPVD
- a CDS encoding sugar kinase; its protein translation is MPEVAGREPRFDVTSIGESMLRLSVGIGHRIASAGSFDAHVAGAESNVCAALAGLGRKTGWVSRLPKNPLGELVLARARSWGIDTEQVVMAPNGRLGTYFVELAAPPMPARVTYDRAGSAFSELTPDEVDWEYLLDTRLLHLTGITPALGGALPSLITDAVARAKERGILVSLDVNYRAQLWAEEEAARYLRPLLEEIDLLFCSSNDAIRVFGLEAGDSAQLLTGLRAMTSARHVVVTQDSEGAIAWSDGRLLHQPALPVTIVDRIGAGDALSAGVIDGVLAGDAQGGLANGVALAAVALSQHGDVVSVGRDELAIVTAFANIRGTSVLR